The window GCTGGAACGCCGGTTTATGCCCCGGCAGACGGCCTGGTGGCCCTGGCGGAGGCGTTGGTGGTGCGGGGCAACGCGGTGATCCTGCGCCACGGATGGGGTATATGCAGCGGCTACTGGCATCTCCAGGCCGTAGCGGTGCGGGAGGGTCAGACGGTGAAGGCAGGGGATCTCCTGGGCTATGTGGGGAACACCGGCCTCTCCACCGGGGCCCACCTCCACTGGGAGATCCGGGTGCGGGGGATCCCGGTTGACCCCCGACAGTGGGTGGAGGGACCCCTGCCGTAGCGTGGTGGGAGGGGTGAGATCAGGACGATGGCCCCAGGGGTTTGCCCTCCGAGAGGGACCAGAGGGCGGGGGGGACGAGCATCCCCTGCCGCCCGATGAGCAGCCCGACTCGCGCCCGCTGTGCCGCCTCCAGGGCCCGATGATCCAGGGCCCGTCCGAACACCACCGGCAGCACCGGATCCCCCACCCCCTGGGCCTGCAGGCGCTCGCGGGCTTCCGGGTGCCGCAGGATCCGCTCCACGAACTCGGTAATGGAGCGGGCCCACACCTTCGCTTTGGCCGAGACTAACAACCAGGCCTCCCGGCCGTCGGGCAGGCGGGCCCGGGCCAGGCCATCGACCTCGCCGAGGCCGTCCAGGGTGATGGAGACCACGGGGGTCAGCAGGGTGCCGCCCTGCTGGGCGATCCATTCCTGGAGGGCCTGGACCATATGTTCTTCAGTGATGGGGCCGATGATCTGGCCGAAGTGGTCCAGGGTGCGCTGGAACTGTTCCTGGCGCAGAAGGACCTGCTGGAGGATCTCCTCCGTGCGGCGCTGGGCTTCGGCCAAGGCGCGGACCTCGGCGCTGAGCTCGGCGAAGCGGCGGTCGGTTTCGGCGCGGTGGGCGACGAATTCCTCGTAATGCCGGCGCTGGGCTTCGGCCAGTTCAGCGAAACGGCGGTCGGTTTCAGCGCGATGGGCGGCCAGGGATTCCTCGGTGCGGCGCTGGGCTTCGGCCAGCTCGGCGAAGCGGCGGTCGGTTTCGGCGCGGTGGGCGGCGAATTCCTCGTAGTGTCGGCGCTGGGCTTCGGCCAGCTCGGCGAAACGGCGGTCGGTTTCGGCGCGGTGAGCGGCCAGGGATTCCTCGGTGCGGCGCTGGGCTTCGGCCAGCTCGGCGAAGCGGCGATCGGTTTCCTCCCGATAGGCCAGGAACTCCTGGCGGTGGGCGGCGAACTCTTCGTAGTGCCGGCGCTGGGCTTCGGCCAGCTCGGCGAAGCGGCGATCGGTTTCCTCCCGATAGGCCAGGAACTCCTGACGGTGGGTGTTGAAGAGCTCGCTCAGGCGACGAACGGTCTCAGTGAGCTCGGCGAGGCGAGCGTCCGTGTGGGCCTGTTGAGCCAGGAACTCCTGACGGTGGGCGACGAAGAGCTCGCTCAGGCGACGAACGGCTTCCGCCAGCTCCGCGAAGCGGCGTTCAGTCTCCGCCCGAAGCCCAGCCAGCTCGGCGGGCATGCGGAGGACCTCCTCCGAGGCCAGCAGGGCCCAGAGGACCTTCCGCCACTCCGGGTGGGTCTCTAAGAGGACCACCAGATCCCGCAGGTCTTCCGCCGTCAGCGCCATCGTATGCCTCCCGTCTGGGATGATTATGGCCCGGCGGGCGGACCTGTGTCAATCCCGGATTCGGATTTCACCCCGACCATCCCCCGCCCGATCAGAAAGGCCCATGCGACCGCCGCCGCAAGCGCCACGGTCCGTCCATCGGGATCCAGAGGTGGAGCGGTTTCCATCAGATCCATCCCCCAGCATGCCGGATGGGCGGCCAACCTCCGCACCAGCGCCAGCACCGACGCGGGTAGCAATCCCCCCGGGCTGGGCGCGGACACCCCGGGCGCGCAGGCGGCCTCGAACACATCCATGTCAAAACTGATGAAAAACCCAAGGGTGCCTGCAGTGACCACCTCCAAGACCTGGGCAGTCAGGACTTCTGGATCCTCCCGATGGACGTGGGCCGCCGGGATCATGTGGACGCCATGCCGGCGGGCGACTTCATAATAGGCCCGGCTGTTGCGTCCCCCCAGCAGCCCGATTTGCACCAGATGCCGCCCCTCGACCAGTCCTTCCTCCAGCAGGCGGCGGAAAGGGGTTCCGCTGGTGATCTCCCCCTCCAGAGGCTCCCGCAGGTCATGATGGGCGTCAAACTGGATCACCCCCAGAGGCTTCCCCAGCCCTTCGATCACCCCCCGCAGGGTGGCATACGAGAGGCTGTGATCTCCGCCCAGGACCAGGGAGCGCAGGCCCTGACGGGTCACCTCCCGCAGCACCGCCGTCACCCGCCGGTGGGTCTCGTGGATATCCGTGTGCACCACGGCCACATCCCCCAGGTCCACCAGCCGGAGGCCTTCCGCCAGATCTACCCCGCTCTCCAGATCGAAGGCTGTCATCCGATAAAGGGCGCGGCGGATGGCCGCAGGGGCCTCCCGGGCACCCCGCCGGCCGATCACCGCGGTGTCAAAGGGGATGCCGATCACCGCCACATGGGCCCCAGCCGGATCCGTTTGCAGCAGATCCGCGATCCGCACGTCCCGGGGATCCGGGGGGACCGGGGAGCGCTCGGGCGGGCGCAGCCAGGGGAGCGGGGGGAAGCCCGTCATGAACGGCGCTCCGAGGGAAGATCGAGAGGGGGAAGCCCTCCGATGGAGGCCACTACCGCGATGGCGAACCCCCCGTCGTGGGTCATGCTCACCGCCCATTGCTTCAGGCCCAGCACCCGGGCGCGCTCCGCGGCCCATCCCCGCAGGTGTACGTGAGGCTGTCCCCGGTGGTCCGGGAGGATCTCCACGTCGTGAAATCCGATGCCCTCGCGGGCCATGATCCGAAGGCCCACCCCCAGGGCCTTGGCGACAGCCTCCTTGGCCGCAAAGCGGGCCGCATACTCAGCCACCCGCCCGCGGCATGCCTGCCGTTCGGCCGGCGTGAAAACCCGCCGGAGCAGACGGTCCCCGAAGCGGGCGATGGCCTGCTCCATCCGTCGGATCTCCAGGATATCCACTCCGATCGCGATCATCCGCGCGCTGTGACTCCGAGAAGGGATTCAGGCATCCGGATCTGTGCGGGAGGCAATCTCCGTCAGGAAGGACCGGATCGCTTCGGCGACGGCTTCGGGCTGCTCCAGCATCACCATGTGGCCTGCCCCCTCGATCCGCACCAGCCGCGCGCCCGGGATATGGGCCGCCAGATATTCCGCATATTTGAAGGGCGTCATCCGGTCCGCTGTCCCGCCGATCACCAGGGTGGGGGCTCGGATCTCCCCCAGGCGGCCCATCACGTCGAAGGCGTCGCACGCCCGATAATCCCCTTCCATCACCCGGGGGTCCGCAGAGAGGAGCATGCGGCGTCCTTCCTCCACCAGCCGAACCGGTGGATCCACTCCCCAGCTCCACTCGGTGATGAGCTCGACCGTGCGGTGGAAATCGGACCGCAGGCCTTCAAGGATCTGAGGGCTGACCCGGAGGCGGGCCCCGGTGGCGATCAGGATCAGCCCCGCCACGCGCTCCGGATGGTGGAGGGCCGCCCACTGGGCGATGGCTCCGCCCATCGAGTGACCCACCCAGATGGCCGGCGGCAACCCCAGGGCGGCCATCCACTCCACCACCACCCGGGTGTAGTCCGCGATGGAGGAGCGCCCGCGCCCCCGGGACCGGCCGTGGCCGGGCAGATCCAGCGCGTAAACGGTCGCCCCCGGGAGGTTCCGCAGCGCCCCGGGCCACACCAGATGGGACTCCCCGGCACCGTGGATCAGGAGCAGGGTGTGACGCGCGTGGACATCGGTGTGAACAGCGTAAAAAATACTGTCCTCGCCGACCGGTTGTTCCGGCATCGCGACCTCCGGGATCCGGCTATCCCAAAAGCTGCACCAGCAGCTGGAGCAGCCGCCAGTAGGCCCGCCGGACCGGCCCTGGCCAGTCCGGCCCGGGCAGGAAGGGTGGGAAGGCTCGGGCCCCCGCTTCCCGCCACAGGTTATCCCATCCGCTGGCGTCCCACAGCAGGTCCGCCCCTGGCAGCCCCGCCGCCCGCACCTTCGGATCCGGGTTGAATCCATTGTGGACCAGAACGTTGTCGTGGATCCAGTTGCGCTCCGGGATGGCCCCCACGTCGAAGACCGTCCCCTTCGGGAAGACCTGGTGCAGGCCCACCACGGCGATGCCCACCGAGGCGTTGTCCCGGATCTCGTTGCCGGTCACCTCGGTCTCATCCGCCGCCATGATCAGGATCCCGGTCCCCGAGGGGACGTTGCCCACAATGGCCCCCGGTTTGGCAAAGTTGGGTCCGTTGTTGCGGATGATGCGGTTGCCGATGATCCGGTTGCGGGAGCCTACCTTCGACTCTAGATTGGGCAGGACGAAGACCAGCAACCCGGCCGCGTTGTCGTGCGCGTAGTTGTTCACCACCGTGATGTTCACGGAGTTCTCCACCTCGATCCCGCTGACGTTGCCGTAGGCCTCGCTGTCGCGGATCACCCCATTGCGGGATTGACCGATGTAGATGCCGGTGTCCCAGGCCCCGGTGGCCACCACCCGTTCGATCAGGATGTCCTCGCTGCCCACCGGATACACGCCGTAAGCCCCGGTGTCCTCGGTGACCACGTCCCGGATCACGATCCCCCGGGCGCCGGGCACCACGATGCCATTGTTGGTGTAATGGCGCACGATGAAGTTCTCCACCGTGAACCCGTCCCGGGTGGCGATGATGCCGTCCCCGCGTATGCTTTCCCCGTCCAGGATCGGCCGCTGGCCGTCCCGGACGATTCCCCTCAGGGTGAGGTTCTCCACCTCTACTACCAGGGACTCCCGGTAGATCCCGGGCTCCACCAGGATGGTGTCCCCGGGGCCGGCCTGATCCAGGGCCGCCTGGATGGACTCACCGGGTCGGACCACCCGGGTCTGCGGAGCGCGAGGAGGTTCCGACGCGGCGGCGGCCCCCACGTTGTAACGGGCGGCCACCGCGCGAGCGGGGTTCTCCAGGCGGGGCACCACCGGCAGGCCGGAGGGGACGGATTCGGGCACCGGGGGCATGGCCGATTCATCCGTCAGGGCATACAGGAAGGCCACCAGGTCCTCGCGTTCCTCCGGGCTCAGGCGGAAGGACTGGATCTTGCTGTCTAAGTTCGGCAGATCCATGCCCCGGCCCCGTCCTCCGCCATCTTTGTAGAAGTCCACCACCTCCTCCAGGGTGGCGAAGATCCCGTTGTGCATATAGGGCGCGGTGAGGGCCACGTTGCGCAGGGTGGGCACCTTGAAGGCCCGCTCGTCCCGAGGGGAGCCGGTGACCTCCGCGCGGCCCCGATCCGCCGGCCCTCCCGGGAGATCCGGCACCCCAATGACCCGGAAGTCCGAGGAGCCGAACAAGGGGAGCGTGTGACACTCAAAGCATCGGGTGCGGCCGGAGCGGAAGAGGTTGAGGCCGCGTCGCTGGGCGGGGGTGAGGGCTGCGGCGTCGCCGGCGGCGAAGCGATCGAAGGGAGAGTTCCGGCTGACCAGGGTGCGCTCGAAAGCGGCGATGGCCTTGGCGATGTTCTCAAACGTCACCGCCGAGCCGTCCCGGCCCCCGAAAGCCCGGTCGAACCGCTCCCGGTATTCCGGGATCGCCTTCAGGGCCCGGACCAGGCGCTCCGGGTCCGTGGCCATCTCCCGAGGATCGGTGAGGGACATACGGGCCGCCTCCTCCAGGGAGGTGGCGCGCCCGTCCCAGAACAGGCGGCGCAGGTAGCCCACGTTCCAGAGGGTGGGGGCGCCCCGCCGCATCGGCTGCCCATCGGCCCCGATGGATCGTCCCTTGCCATCGGTGAAGCCGAGATCCGGATGATGGCAGGTCGCACATGAACGCGTCCGATCGCCCGAGAGGATCGGGTCGTAGAACAGGAGCCGACCCAGCTCCGCCTTCTCGGGGGTCTGGGGGTTGTCCGGAGGGATGGGCATCGGGGGGAAGGGGCGACGGAGGGCCCCGGTCGCGCCGGGCATCCCATCGGACAGACCGCCTGGGGGAAGATCCGGGGGAACCGGCCAGAAGGCCGCGATCAGGAAAAGCGTAATGAGGAGCAGCACCAGCCCGCCGCCGATTCGAATTCCCCAGCGTTTCATGATGGCCCCTCCGAAGATGGGATGTGCAGTGAGAGGCGATCGGCCCATGCCCTGCCCTCGGAGCCTGCCGGAAAGGAGGGTGGGAGGACGGGCCGGATCGTCAGAGCTGCGTCGGCCGGGAGCAACGGACGATCCGTCGGACCCGGCGCTCGAACTCCCGACGGGGCATCAGGACCCGGCGCCCGCAGGTGAGGCAACGGATCCCGATGTCCGCCCCCACGCGGACCACCTGCCACTCCGTGCCGCCGCACGGATGCGGCTTTCGTAGCTGCACCACATCGTCCAGATGGATCTCCAGGGGCATGGCCTCCCTCCGCCTGAGGAGCCGACGGGGCCCTTGGAAGGCTCAGCGTGTCCCGTTGAGCCATTCCTGCAGCTGCCTGAGGACCTCCTCTGGATCTCGGAACAGGATCCCATGCATGCCCAGGGCGCGGGCCGCCTGCACGTTTTCGGGGAGGTCATCGAGGAAAGCCGTCGCCTCCGGGGGAAGGCCCAGGCCCTCCAGAGCGCACCGGTAGATCCGGGGGTCCGGCTTCAACAGCCCCACCTCGGCGGAGATCACCACCACGTCGAAGAGCTCCAGCAGACCCAGCCGGCGCAGCACCTCCCGCAATCCGGACCAGGCGTTGCTGATCAGGCCGAGAGGGATGCGGCCTTTCCACCGCCGCAAGGCCTCCACCAGGGGCTCGTTCAGGCGGTCCCCGGCGAAGAAACGCTCGCGCAGCCGATGGAGAGCCTGCGGATCGGTGATCCCCAGGCGCTCCCCGACGGCCTGCCAGAAGGCCGGCTCCGGGAGCTCTCCCCGCTGGGCGCGCAGGGAGAGATCGCTGGCGAAGAGCAGCGCCTCCAGCGCTTCCCGGCTCATCCCCAGCTCTCGGGCCAGCTGCTCCCGGGGGGAGAGGTCCTCCGTCCGCACCAGCACGCCCCCGAAGTCCACGATCACAGCCCGTCGCATTCCGGAGCTCCCTCCGCCGAGGATGATTTTAGTCTATCCGATCAACAGGGGCCGGGAAATGGAGAAATCCCCGGCCCCATGTGCCCCACCGAGATGGGGTTGCTGGGCTTAGGGCTGGGGTTCGGGAGGCGCGACCTCGCCGCCCTCAGAGGCCCGACGGCGCCGCGGGGCCTTCGGGCGTAGCGATTGCACCAGATGATGGGGGTTCCCGTCGGGATCATAGAACGTTCCGATGATCATCACCCCGGGAACCTCCACCAGATCTCCCACCTGAACCCCCAGGCGCTTCAGGCGCCGGAGGGTGCGCTGGGCGTTTCGCACCGGGAACATCGCCCCGCCTCCGGAGCCCGCCGCCCCCTGATAGAGCAGGATCCCCGGGCCGCGGGGAGGGCCGAACTCCACCCACCGGCCCTCCGGGTCCTCCTCCCGAAGGGGCAGCCCCAGGGTCTCCCCATAAAAGGCCTTCGCCCGCGCCAGATCCCGCACCGGGCACAGCACCCCCTGCACTTTGCGCACCATCGGCATCGCGACCTCCCGGCATGGAGTTTGCCTCCATTATAGTCTCACCCTCATCATTGGTCCGCTCTAAATCGGTCAGGGGGCCGGGGAGGGGGAATTTCGATACACTATGGGGGAACGAGGCTCTGGGAGGAGGTGGAGGATGGCCTATCGGGACCTGCGGGATTTCCTGCGGCGTCTGGAGGAGGCCGGGGAGCTGGTGCGGATCCGCGCCCCGGTCTCCGCGGAGCTGGAGATCACGGAGATCGCGGACCGGGTGATGAAGGGCCCGGCAGCGCGCAACAAGGCACTGTGGTTTGAGAACGTGGATGGGAAGGGGATCCCTGTGGTCATCAATCTCTTCGGCACCCCGCGCCGGATGGCCTGGGCGCTGGGGGTGGAGGATCTGGAGGACCTCCGGCGGCGGCTGGAGGCGTTGCTGCGCCCGGAGCTTCCGCAGGGGGTGGGGGAGGCCCTGGAGCGGCTGGGCCAGGTGCTGGGGGCGTTGCGGAGCATCGGCCTGGGCCCCCGGCGGGTCTCCCGCGCGCCCTGTCAGGAGGTGGTAGAGACCGAGCAGCCCTCCCTGGATCGGTTGCCGATCCTGAAATGCTGGCCGAAAGATGGGGGGCGTTACATCACCCTGGGCCAGGTGATCACGCGGGATCCTCGCACCGGCAAGCGCAACGTCGGGCTGTATCGCCTGCAGGTTCACGACGAACGCACCCTGGGCGTGCATTGGCAGATCCATAAAGGGGGAGCGGAGCACGAGCGGGCCGCCCGGGAGGTGGGGGCGGAGCGCATCCCCATCGCCGTGGCCCTGGGCGGGGATCCGGCCTGCATCTGGGCGGCCAGCGCGCCTTTGCCGCCGGACATCGACGAATACCT is drawn from Thermoflexus hugenholtzii and contains these coding sequences:
- the hutG gene encoding formimidoylglutamase — translated: MTGFPPLPWLRPPERSPVPPDPRDVRIADLLQTDPAGAHVAVIGIPFDTAVIGRRGAREAPAAIRRALYRMTAFDLESGVDLAEGLRLVDLGDVAVVHTDIHETHRRVTAVLREVTRQGLRSLVLGGDHSLSYATLRGVIEGLGKPLGVIQFDAHHDLREPLEGEITSGTPFRRLLEEGLVEGRHLVQIGLLGGRNSRAYYEVARRHGVHMIPAAHVHREDPEVLTAQVLEVVTAGTLGFFISFDMDVFEAACAPGVSAPSPGGLLPASVLALVRRLAAHPACWGMDLMETAPPLDPDGRTVALAAAVAWAFLIGRGMVGVKSESGIDTGPPAGP
- a CDS encoding parallel beta-helix domain-containing protein, producing MKRWGIRIGGGLVLLLITLFLIAAFWPVPPDLPPGGLSDGMPGATGALRRPFPPMPIPPDNPQTPEKAELGRLLFYDPILSGDRTRSCATCHHPDLGFTDGKGRSIGADGQPMRRGAPTLWNVGYLRRLFWDGRATSLEEAARMSLTDPREMATDPERLVRALKAIPEYRERFDRAFGGRDGSAVTFENIAKAIAAFERTLVSRNSPFDRFAAGDAAALTPAQRRGLNLFRSGRTRCFECHTLPLFGSSDFRVIGVPDLPGGPADRGRAEVTGSPRDERAFKVPTLRNVALTAPYMHNGIFATLEEVVDFYKDGGGRGRGMDLPNLDSKIQSFRLSPEEREDLVAFLYALTDESAMPPVPESVPSGLPVVPRLENPARAVAARYNVGAAAASEPPRAPQTRVVRPGESIQAALDQAGPGDTILVEPGIYRESLVVEVENLTLRGIVRDGQRPILDGESIRGDGIIATRDGFTVENFIVRHYTNNGIVVPGARGIVIRDVVTEDTGAYGVYPVGSEDILIERVVATGAWDTGIYIGQSRNGVIRDSEAYGNVSGIEVENSVNITVVNNYAHDNAAGLLVFVLPNLESKVGSRNRIIGNRIIRNNGPNFAKPGAIVGNVPSGTGILIMAADETEVTGNEIRDNASVGIAVVGLHQVFPKGTVFDVGAIPERNWIHDNVLVHNGFNPDPKVRAAGLPGADLLWDASGWDNLWREAGARAFPPFLPGPDWPGPVRRAYWRLLQLLVQLLG
- a CDS encoding DUF951 domain-containing protein; protein product: MPLEIHLDDVVQLRKPHPCGGTEWQVVRVGADIGIRCLTCGRRVLMPRREFERRVRRIVRCSRPTQL
- the acpS gene encoding holo-ACP synthase, with amino-acid sequence MIAIGVDILEIRRMEQAIARFGDRLLRRVFTPAERQACRGRVAEYAARFAAKEAVAKALGVGLRIMAREGIGFHDVEILPDHRGQPHVHLRGWAAERARVLGLKQWAVSMTHDGGFAIAVVASIGGLPPLDLPSERRS
- a CDS encoding VOC family protein, giving the protein MPMVRKVQGVLCPVRDLARAKAFYGETLGLPLREEDPEGRWVEFGPPRGPGILLYQGAAGSGGGAMFPVRNAQRTLRRLKRLGVQVGDLVEVPGVMIIGTFYDPDGNPHHLVQSLRPKAPRRRRASEGGEVAPPEPQP
- a CDS encoding HAD family phosphatase — its product is MRRAVIVDFGGVLVRTEDLSPREQLARELGMSREALEALLFASDLSLRAQRGELPEPAFWQAVGERLGITDPQALHRLRERFFAGDRLNEPLVEALRRWKGRIPLGLISNAWSGLREVLRRLGLLELFDVVVISAEVGLLKPDPRIYRCALEGLGLPPEATAFLDDLPENVQAARALGMHGILFRDPEEVLRQLQEWLNGTR
- a CDS encoding alpha/beta fold hydrolase, which gives rise to MPEQPVGEDSIFYAVHTDVHARHTLLLIHGAGESHLVWPGALRNLPGATVYALDLPGHGRSRGRGRSSIADYTRVVVEWMAALGLPPAIWVGHSMGGAIAQWAALHHPERVAGLILIATGARLRVSPQILEGLRSDFHRTVELITEWSWGVDPPVRLVEEGRRMLLSADPRVMEGDYRACDAFDVMGRLGEIRAPTLVIGGTADRMTPFKYAEYLAAHIPGARLVRIEGAGHMVMLEQPEAVAEAIRSFLTEIASRTDPDA